One genomic region from Vitis riparia cultivar Riparia Gloire de Montpellier isolate 1030 chromosome 17, EGFV_Vit.rip_1.0, whole genome shotgun sequence encodes:
- the LOC117904256 gene encoding MA3 DOMAIN-CONTAINING TRANSLATION REGULATORY FACTOR 1-like yields the protein MASNEGFLTNEQRETLKMATQNAEGLSSSPKSPTSLLSEHHIKVPVSGKAPMAGIAVRHVRRSHSGKFVRVKKDGAGGKGTWGKLLDTDGESHIDRNDPNYDSGEEPYQLVGSTISDPLDEYKKAVVSIIEEYFSTGDVELAASDLRELGSNEYHPYFIKRLVSMAMDRHDKEKEMASVLLSALYADVISSAQISKGFFILLESADDLAVDILDAVDILALFIARAVVDDILPPAFLTRAKKTLPESSKGHQVIQTAEKSYLSAPHHAELVERRWGGSTHITVEEVKKKIADLLREYVESGDAFEACRCIRELGVSFFHHEVVKRALVLAMEIRTAEPLILKLLKEAAEEGLISSSQMLKGFARLAESLDDLALDIPSAKTLFELLVPKAISQGWLDASFLKPAGEDGEVHNEDDEKVRRFKEEAVTIIHEYFLSDDIPELIRSLEDLGMPKFNPIFLKKLITLAMDRKNREKEMASVLLSSLHIEIFSTEDIVNGFVMLLESAEDTALDILDASNELALFLARAVIDDVLAPLNLEEIGSKLPPNCSGSETVHMARSLIAARHAGERILRCWGGGTGWAVEDAKDKIMKLLEEYESGGDVGEACQCIRDLGMPFFNHEVVKKALVMAMEKKNDRMLDLLQECFCEGLITINQMTKGFGRIKDGLDDLALDIPNAEEKFSFYVEYARKKGWLLASFESSAATDN from the exons ATGGCTTCGAACGAGGGGTTTTTGACGAATGAACAAAGGGAAACGTTGAAAATGGCAACACAGAATGCAGAGGGTTTGTCCTCATCGCCAAAGTCTCCAACGTCTTTGCTTTCTGAGCATCATATAAAAGTTCCTGTCAGTGGCAAGGCGCCAATGGCTGGAATTGCTGTGAGGCATGTGCGTCGCTCACACTCCGGGAAGTTTGTTAGGGTTAAGAAGG ATGGTGCTGGTGGTAAGGGAACATGGGGAAAACTGCTTGACACTGATGGTGAGTCACATATTGATCGAAATGATCCCAACTATGATAGCGGCGAG GAGCCGTATCAGCTTGTTGGGTCCACGATTTCAGACCCCTTAGATGAATATAAGAAAGCAGTGGTTTCCATCATAGAAGAATATTTCAGCACTGGTGATGTGGAATTGGCTGCATCTGACCTCAGAGAACTTGGATCAAATGAATATCATCCCTACTTCATTAAGAGGCTTGTTTCTATGGCCATGGACAGACATGATAAGGAGAAAGAAATGGCCTCAGTTCTGCTTTCAGCTCTTTATGCTGATGTCATCAGCTCTGCCCAGATTAGCAAGGGATTTTTCATACTGCTCGAGTCTGCTGATGACCTTGCAGTGGATATACTGGATGCAGTTGATATTCTTGCTTTGTTTATTGCTCGTGCTGTGGTCGATGACATCCTTCCTCCAGCTTTCCTTACTAGGGCAAAAAAAACACTCCCTGAGTCCTCCAAGGGACATCAGGTTATTCAAACCGCTGAGAAGAGCTATCTCTCGGCTCCACACCATGCAGAACTTGTGGAAAGAAGATGGGGTGGTAGCACCCATATTACTGTGGAGGAAGTGAAGAAAAAGATTGCTGATCTATTGAGAGAATACGTGGAGAGTGGAGATGCTTTTGAGGCATGTAGGTGCATAAGGGAGCTAGGGGTTTCATTCTTCCACCATGAGGTTGTGAAGAGAGCCCTAGTTCTTGCCATGGAGATCCGGACAGCAGAGCCATTAATACTGAAGCTATTGAAGGAAGCGGCAGAGGAAGGCTTGATAAGTTCTAGTCAAATGCTTAAGGGGTTTGCTCGGTTAGCAGAGAGCCTTGATGATCTTGCCCTTGACATTCCATCAGCAAAAACCTTGTTTGAGTTGCTAGTTCCAAAGGCAATCTCTCAAGGATGGCTTGATGCCTCATTTCTGAAACCTGCAGGTGAAGATGGGGAAGTACACAATGAAGATGATGAAAAGGTGAGGCGGTTTAAGGAAGAGGCTGTGACAATAATTCATGAATATTTTCTCTCAGATGACATTCCTGAACTCATCCGGAGCCTTGAAGATCTCGGTATGCCCAAGTTCAATCCTATTTTTCTGAAAAAGCTCATCACCCTGGCCATGGACAGGAAGaacagagagaaagagatggCATCTGTTCTGCTGTCGTCCCTTCATATTGAGATATTCTCAACTGAAGATATAGTTAATGGTTTTGTCATGCTTCTGGAATCTGCAGAAGACACAGCACTAGACATTttggatgcttcaaatgagcttGCTTTATTTCTAGCTAGGGCTGTGATTGATGATGTCCTAGCTCCTCTGAATTTAGAAGAGATTGGCAGCAAGTTGCCACCAAATTGCAGTGGGAGTGAAACCGTGCATATGGCTAGATCACTGATTGCTGCCCGCCATGCTGGGGAGAGGATCCTGAGGTGCTGGGGAGGTGGGACGGGATGGGCTGTGGAGGATGCGAAGGACAAGATCATGAAGCTCCTGGAGGAGTATGAAAGCGGGGGTGATGTAGGTGAAGCTTGTCAGTGCATCCGGGATCTTGGAATGCCTTTCTTCAACCACGAGGTGGTGAAGAAGGCATTGGTTATGGCTATGGAAAAGAAGAATGACAGGATGCTGGACCTACTGCAGGAGTGCTTCTGTGAAGGGCTCATCACCATCAATCAGATGACCAAAGGGTTTGGGAGGATCAAGGATGGGCTTGATGACCTAGCACTCGACATTCCAAACGCAGAGGAGAAATTCAGTTTCTATGTGGAGTACGCAAGGAAGAAAGGGTGGCTCCTAGCTTCCTTCGAGTCCTCTGCTGCTACAGACAATTGA
- the LOC117905050 gene encoding pentatricopeptide repeat-containing protein At5g50280, chloroplastic — MALMHQTFSSPSCPLFYRKPHFSKTLIRFSATPSSPVPTPPSHSSSPIFLPFLQEQDRTLQHQRQQKEEEEDEDPNDPILRFFKSRTSTQDPRFESKFSLQKNRRPSWRLASTTDPESDAEFDVEEEKEQVVSDPCTSLQGISGEILHFARNLPENSTLGEVLGPYVGRVGERECVEVLGLMCEEGLVIGCLYFFEWMGLQEPSLVTARACSLLFPMLGRAGMGDDLMVLLRNLPKTRQFRDVRIYNSAISGLSSCGRYDDAWKVYDEMETNNIRPDHVTCSIMITVMRKDGHSAKDAWEFFQRMNRKGVEWSSEVLGALIKSFCDEGLKNEALIIQSEMEKKGISSNAIVYNTLMDAYGKSNRVEEAEGLFGEMKAKGVIPTSSTYNILMDAYSRRMQPEIIENLLLEMQDMGLEPNVKSYTCLISAYGRQKKMSDMAADAFLRMKKVGIKPTSHSYTALIHAYSVSGWHEKAYTSFENMKREGIKPSIETYTALLDAFRRAGDTQTLMKIWKLMLSDKIEGTRVTFNILLDGFAKQGHYMEARDVIFEFGKIGFQPTVMTYNMLMNAYARGGQHSRLPQLLKEMTSLNLKPDSITYSTMIYAYVRVRDFKRAFFYHKQMVKSGQVPDSQSYQKLRSILDLKAATKNRKDRSAILGIVNSNMGLLKPKKGKKDEFWKNKKGRRRIQSFAHDG, encoded by the exons ATGGCGCTCATGCACCAaacattttcttctccttcttgtCCCCTCTTCTACCGTAAACCCCATTTCTCCAAAACCCTAATAAGATTCTCTGCAACTCCCTCTAGTCCTGTTCCCACTCCTCCCTCTCACTCTTCATCCCCCATTTTCCTCCCTTTTCTCCAAGAACAAGACCGAACACTCCAACACCAACGACAgcagaaggaagaagaagaagacgaggATCCAAATGACCCAATTCTCAGATTCTTCAAGTCTCGCACTTCAACCCAAGACCCCAGATTCGAATCCAAATTCTCCCTCCAAAAGAATCGCCGCCCTTCCTGGCGTCTCGCCTCCACCACTGACCCCGAATCTGACGCCGAATTCGATGTCGAGGAGGAAAAAGAGCAAGTGGTTTCGGACCCATGTACGTCACTCCAGGGCATTTCTGGTGAAATTCTTCATTTTGCAAGGAATTTGCCTGAGAATTCAACGTTAGGGGAGGTTTTGGGGCCTTACGTGGGCAGAGTAGGTGAAAGAGAGTGTGTGGAAGTTTTGGGTTTGATGTGTGAGGAGGGTCTTGTAATCGGTTGTTTGTATTTCTTTGAGTGGATGGGGTTGCAGGAGCCGTCGCTCGTTACCGCTCGAGCCTGCTCGCTTTTGTTTCCGATGTTGGGGAGAGCAGGCATGGGTGACGACTTAATGGTTTTGCTTAGGAATCTACCGAAGACGAGGCAATTCAGGGATGTTCGTATTTATAATTCAGCAATTTCAGGCTTGTCGTCCTGTGGGAG GTATGATGATGCTTGGAAGGTGTATGAcgaaatggaaacaaataatatcCGTCCAGATCATGTCACATGTTCTATTATGATTACAGTCATGAGGAAAGATGGGCATAGTGCCAAAGATGCTTGGGAGTTCTTTCAGAGAATGAACAGGAAAGGAGTTGAATGGAGTTCGGAAGTCTTGGGTGCTCTTATAAAATCGTTCTGTGATGAGGGGCTGAAGAATGAGGCCCTTATAATCCAATCAGAGATGGAGAAAAAAGGGATCTCTTCAAATGCTATTGTGTATAACACTCTGATGGATGCATACGGTAAATCAAACCGGGTTGAAGAAGCTGAAGGTCTCTTTGGTGAGATGAAGGCAAAGGGTGTTATACCTACATCTTCCACCTATAACATTCTAATGGATGCATACAGCCGAAGAATGCAGCCCGAAATCATTGAGAATTTACTGTTGGAGATGCAGGATATGGGCTTGGAGCCAAATGTCAAATCATATACATGCCTAATTAGTGCATATGGTAGACAGAAGAAGATGAGTGACATGGCTGCAGATGCATTCTTGAGGATGAAGAAAGTAGGTATCAAACCCACTTCACATTCTTATACAGCTCTTATCCATGCATATTCAGTCAGTGGCTGGCATGAGAAAGCTTATACATCATTTGAGAACATGAAAAGGGAAGGAATAAAACCTTCCATAGAAACTTATACTGCTCTACTAGATGCATTTAGGCGTGCTGGTGATACCCAAACACtgatgaaaatttggaaattgatgCTCAGTGATAAAATTGAAGGGACACGGGTGACATTCAACATTCTTCTTGATGGATTTGCTAAACAAGGACACTACATGGAAGCAAGAGATGTGATTTTTGAATTTGGGAAGATTGGTTTCCAACCAACAGTGATGACATATAATATGCTGATGAATGCTTATGCACGGGGAGGGCAACACTCAAGGTTGCCACAGCTATTGAAAGAGATGACGTCCCTCAATCTAAAACCTGATTCTATTACTTATTCAACAATGATCTATGCTTATGTTCGTGTTCGTGATTTCAAGAGGGCATTCTTTTATCATAAGCAGATGGTGAAAAGTGGACAAGTACCAGATTCCCAATCTTATCAGAAGCTGAGGTCAATTTTAGATCTAAAAGCTGCAACAAAGAATAGGAAGGACAGGAGTGCTATACTCGGGATTGTTAATAGCAACATGGGTTTGTTGAAAcctaagaaaggaaagaaagacgAGTTCTGGAAGAACAAGAAGGGGCGAAGGAGAATTCAAAGTTTTGCTCACGATGGATAG